Proteins from a genomic interval of Equus quagga isolate Etosha38 chromosome 13, UCLA_HA_Equagga_1.0, whole genome shotgun sequence:
- the LOC124249899 gene encoding vomeronasal type-1 receptor 1-like, protein MASSKWETRIILVAQMGVGILGNTSLFCLCNFTLFTGQKVRCTDIILSQLALANSLVLFSKGIPHTMAAFGSKYFLNEVGCQFVFYFHRVARGVGLSITSLLSGFQAIRLCPNFSRWMEHRMRSSKCIGFCCFLCWILHLSVNIFVPFRITGPTHSKNLSVNTNYGYCCALNPDRFMMLLVVVIFSTVDLTFLGLMTWASGSMVLVLHRHKQRVQHIHSNSHSLRPSPEVRATRTILILASSYFSTYSLSSLLSLWMALFVIPGQWVLDTSIVLSLCFPTFSPFVLICSDTRVTAKIVLFHLPGRENTFC, encoded by the coding sequence ATGGCTTCTTCCAAGTGGGAAACGAGAATTATCTTAGTCGCTCAGATGGGGGTGGGAATCCTTGGAAACACCTCCCTCTTTTGTCTTTGTAACTTCACCTTGTTCACTGGACAGAAAGTGAGATGCACAGACATTATTCTCAGTCAACTGGCCTTAGCCAACTCCTTGGTGCTTTTCTCCAAAGGAATCCCTCATACAATGGCAGCTTTTGGatcaaaatatttcctgaatgagGTTGGATGTCaatttgtcttctattttcaCAGGGTGGCCAGAGGGGTTGGCCTTAGCATTACCTCCCTCCTCAGTGGTTTCCAAGCCATTAGGCTTTGCCCCAATTTCTCTAGGTGGATGGAGCACAGAATGAGATCCTCGAAGTGCATTGGcttctgttgtttcctttgctggatCCTGCATCTTTCAGTAAATATCTTTGTTCCTTTCAGAATTACTGGTCCAACACACAGCAAAAACTTGAGTGTGAATACAAATTATGGATACTGTTGCGCACTGAATCCAGACCGATTTATGATGCTTCTAGTTGTAGTCATATTCTCCACAGTAGATCTTACATTTTTGGGTCTCATGACCTGGGCTAGTGGCTCCATGGTCCTTGTCCTGCACAGGCACAAGCAAAGAGTTCAACACATTCACAGCAACAGCCATTCTCTCAGACCTTCCCCCGAGGTCAGAGCCACACGCACCATCTTGATCCTTGCGAGCTCCTATTTCTCCACTTACTCCTTGtcttctcttttgtctctttGGATGGCTCTATTTGTTATTCCAGGCCAGTGGGTGCTGGATACCTCTATAGTTCTGTCTTTATGTTTCCCAACATTCAGCCCCTTTGTGCTCATTTGCAGTGATACTCGTGTCACTGCGAAAATAGTTCTGTTCCATCTGCCAGGCAGGGAAAACACTTTTTGCTAA
- the LOC124249893 gene encoding zinc finger protein 416-like translates to MAAAARREPAQIPVTTEALTDCTRDCVTFEDVAIDFSQEEWGILDEAQRRLYHDTVLENFALIASLVCWHGTENGETPFEQSVSVEALSQIRTPKVGPATQKAHLCEKCVPILKDVLHLADLPEQKPYLVGACANLHQPQKHSNAEKRDVDRASFVKSCIFHVSGNPFTCRKTKEEFLVTMGLLQHQIIPNGEKSNKITKHGEAFHGGKSHYKLRECGKASSHKHSLVYHPRVSTRKKVYESSKYGKAVHCKYLLVQLQRVHTGERPYECSECGKSFRQRATLIIHQRVHTGERPYKCGGCGKSFSQCSNLIEHCRIHSGERPYACEECKKAFGCKSNLVRHQRTHTGEKPYECNECGKFFRQSFTLVQHRRIHTTARPYVCVQCGKSFSQRATLIRHQRVHTSERLYECGECGKAFGSKSKLDRHNRSHTGERPYECTECGKSFRQSYSLVEHQRIHSRTRPFECGQCGKSFSRRAIFTKHQRIHTGERPYKCGECGKSFSRSTSLIQHCSIHTGARPYECGQCGKSFRQKSVLIQHQVVHTGERPYECSRCGRSFSQRSSLNLHRKFHTMERPYERRKYGKSFTPTSNI, encoded by the exons ATGGCGGCGGCCGCGCGGAGGGAGCCGGCTCAG ATCCCGGTGACTACGGAAGCACTTACGGACTGTACGCGG GACTGTGTGACCTTTGAGGACGTGGCCATCGACTTCTcccaggaggagtgggggatcctagatgaggctcagagacgccTGTACCACGACACAGTGCTGGAGAACTTTGCACTTATAGCCTCTCTGG tttgttgGCATGGAACAGAGAATGGAGAGACACCTTTTGAGCAGAGTGTTTCTGTAGAAGCTTTATCACAGATCAGGACTCCAAAGGTAGGTCCAGCCACCCAGAAGGCTCACCTCTGTGAGAAGTGTGTTCCAATCTTGAAAGACGTTTTGCACCTGGCTGATCTACCTGAGCAGAAACCATACTTGGTTGGGGCATGTGCAAACCTACACCAGCCTCAGAAGCATTccaatgcagagaaaagggacGTGGATAGAGCATCATTTGTAAAGAGCTGTATATTCCATGTGTCAGGGAATCCCTTCACCTGTAGAAAGACTAAAGAGGAGTTCCTGGTCACAATGGGCCTTCTCCAACACCAGATCATTCCCAACGGTGAGAAGTCAAACAAAATCACCAAGCATGGAGAGGCCTTTCATGGTGGAAAGAGTCATTACAAGTTGcgtgaatgtgggaaagcttcCAGCCACAAACACAGTCTTGTTTACCACCCAAGAGTCTCCACTAGAAAAAAAGTTTATGAGTCTAGCAAATATGGGAAAGCCGTCCACTGTAAGTACTTACTTGTTCAGCTCCAGAGAGTCCACACTGGGGAGAGAccttatgagtgcagtgaatgtgggaaatcttttaggCAAAGAGCCACCCTCATTATACaccagagagttcacactggagaaaggccttataaGTGTGGTGGATGTGGGAAATCCTTTAGTCAATGCTCCAACCTTATCGAACACTGCAGAATTCATagtggagaaaggccttatgcATGTGAGGAATGTAAGAAAGCCTTTGGGTGCAAATCCAATCTTGTTCGGCACCAGAGAACTCATACTGGGGAAAAGCCTTATGAGTGCAACgaatgtgggaaattctttaGACAAAGCTTCACCCTCGTTCAACACCGGAGAATTCACACCACAGCAAGGCCTTATGTGTGTGTCCAGTGTGGGAAATCCTTTAGTCAAAGAGCCACTCTCATTAGACACCAGAGAGTTCATACTAGTGAAAGGCTTTATGAGTGCggggaatgtgggaaagcctttggATCCAAATCTAAACTCGATCGGCACAACAGAagtcacactggagaaaggccttatgagtgcactgaatgtgggaaatctttcagACAAAGCTACAGCCTTGTTGAACACCAGCGAATTCACAGTAGAACACGGCCTTTTGAGTGTGGCCAGTGTGGGAAGTCCTTTAGCAGAAGAGCCATCTTCACTAAAcaccagagaattcatactggagaaaggccttataaGTGTGGTGAATGTGGAAAATCCTTTAGTCGAAGCACTAGCCTTATTCAGCACTGCAGTATTCACACTGGAGCCAGGCCTTATGAGTGTGGCCAGTGTGGGAAATCCTTTAGGCAAAAGTCTGTTCTCATTCAACACCAGgtagttcacactggagaaaggccttatgaatGCAGCAGATGTGGCAGATCCTTTAGCCAACGCTCCAGCCTCAATCTCCACCGAAAATTTCACACCATGGAGAGGCCATATGAACGCAGGAAATATGGGAAATCCTTTACTCCAACATCTAACATTTAG